From the Sphingomonas aliaeris genome, one window contains:
- a CDS encoding esterase/lipase family protein, which translates to MTTQTHAGDIRPPSALLALTELPRAIAEFGSLGLAAPILASAPHGDGHPVLVLPGFVTTDVSTRVLRSFLKRMGYDAHAWELGRNLGPKAIGAEGEKLIARLKAVHDTTGQKVSIVGWSLGGVMARQLSRRAPEAVRQVITLGSPFTGSPRATNAWRAYQILTGHKIDGDDARAQLSESETAPPVPSTSIFSREDGVVAWQNCIEPSGAETDNIQVHGSHCGLGVNPAVLYAIADRLAQPDGEWRPFERSGLKALVYPFAGHA; encoded by the coding sequence ATGACGACCCAGACACATGCAGGCGATATCCGCCCGCCTTCGGCGCTGCTGGCGCTGACCGAACTGCCCCGCGCCATCGCGGAGTTCGGGTCGCTGGGTCTCGCCGCACCGATCCTGGCCAGCGCGCCGCATGGCGACGGTCATCCCGTGCTGGTGCTGCCGGGCTTCGTCACGACGGACGTTTCGACCCGCGTGCTGCGATCGTTCCTGAAGCGGATGGGCTATGATGCGCATGCCTGGGAACTTGGCCGCAACCTTGGGCCGAAAGCGATCGGTGCAGAGGGCGAGAAGCTGATCGCGCGGCTGAAGGCGGTGCATGATACGACCGGGCAGAAGGTGAGCATCGTCGGATGGAGCTTGGGCGGGGTGATGGCGCGGCAATTGTCGCGTCGTGCGCCGGAAGCGGTTCGTCAGGTCATCACTCTGGGATCGCCATTCACCGGGTCGCCGCGGGCGACGAACGCCTGGCGAGCCTATCAGATACTGACCGGCCACAAGATCGATGGCGACGATGCACGTGCGCAGTTGAGCGAGAGCGAGACCGCACCACCGGTGCCGTCGACGTCGATCTTCTCGCGGGAAGATGGCGTGGTTGCATGGCAGAACTGCATCGAACCCAGCGGTGCCGAGACCGACAATATCCAGGTCCACGGCAGCCATTGCGGGTTGGGCGTTAATCCGGCCGTGCTGTACGCGATCGCGGACCGGCTGGCGCAGCCGGATGGCGAATGGCGGCCCTTCGAACGTAGCGGTTTGAAGGCGCTCGTCTATCCGTTTGCCGGGCACGCGTAG
- a CDS encoding GNAT family N-acetyltransferase — MSYRIRRFAPTDRDAMLAFAEGLPEHDLLFLGRDLKHPRVVDAWQSAIEEGWIDSLVAEEDERFVGTAALVRDPLGWSAHVGEIRLLVSPTKRGAGLGRDLLEGIFAIAMERSIDKLTAQMTPDQIGSVMLFESLGFRAEALLKDHVRDRSGKSHDLAVLAYDVARVQAQHRAFGIED; from the coding sequence TTGAGTTATCGTATCAGGCGGTTCGCGCCGACAGATCGCGACGCGATGCTCGCCTTTGCCGAGGGGCTGCCCGAGCATGACCTTCTGTTCCTCGGCCGCGATCTGAAGCACCCCCGGGTCGTGGATGCATGGCAATCCGCGATCGAGGAAGGCTGGATCGACAGTCTAGTTGCGGAGGAAGACGAGCGCTTCGTCGGAACGGCGGCATTGGTGCGCGATCCGTTGGGGTGGAGCGCGCATGTCGGCGAGATCCGCCTGCTCGTATCGCCGACCAAGCGGGGCGCAGGGCTGGGTCGCGACCTGCTCGAGGGCATCTTCGCCATCGCAATGGAACGCAGCATCGACAAGTTGACCGCGCAGATGACGCCGGACCAGATCGGATCGGTGATGCTGTTCGAAAGCCTTGGTTTCCGCGCCGAGGCGTTGCTGAAAGATCATGTCCGCGATCGCAGCGGCAAGTCGCACGATCTGGCGGTGCTGGCCTATGATGTGGCGCGGGTACAGGCACAGCACCGGGCATTCGGGATCGAGGATTGA
- a CDS encoding phasin family protein yields MADTKNTTDKVKDTINERIVDPAKKAGEAMRQSGAKIAEGGSTVSMRLIDQAEQNAREAFAALRAAAGAKDLSEVMKVQGDYLREQGSRSMTQAKEIGELIVKIGQESVAPLRGKD; encoded by the coding sequence CACCACCGACAAGGTCAAGGACACGATCAACGAACGCATCGTCGATCCGGCGAAGAAGGCGGGTGAGGCGATGCGTCAGTCGGGCGCCAAGATCGCCGAGGGCGGGTCCACCGTCAGCATGCGCCTGATCGACCAGGCCGAACAGAATGCCCGCGAAGCCTTCGCCGCACTCCGCGCCGCTGCCGGTGCTAAGGATTTGAGCGAAGTGATGAAAGTTCAGGGCGATTACCTGCGCGAGCAGGGATCACGCAGCATGACGCAGGCCAAGGAAATCGGCGAGCTGATCGTCAAGATCGGCCAGGAATCCGTCGCGCCTCTACGCGGCAAAGACTGA